CCCTGACGAATCAGACCTCCGATGGTGGCTCCTTTCGGTAAGCCGAGATCCTTTACCGGATGCTTGGTGATTTTGGATCCGGCTTTCACCGTGAATTCTGCCACATCTGCATTGGCAAACGTCAGGCACTTTACATTGCTGACATCTGCGTCGAGCATCATTTGATAAATATGGCTGGCAGCAATCATTTTCTTGTTGATGACAGTACCGATGTCAAGGCTTTCGGCCATGCCTATATAGTCTATATTTTCTACTTCCGCCACCGTTTTGCTGACTCCCATGCGTTTGGCGGCAAGACAGGCGAGTATATTGGTTTCTGAATTTCCGGTGAGGGCGACAAAAGCTTCCGTACTTTTCAGTCCTTCTTCTACCAGTAAGTCCATATCGCGCCCATCTCCATTGATAATCATGATTTTGTCATCAAGGATTTCTGTCAGCCGGTTGCAACGGGACAAATCGTTATCTACAATTTTCACCTGCATATAGTCCGGAACATATTGCGCGGTGCGTACGGCTATGCGGCTCCCCCCCATAATCATTACATTGCGTACATCGGTATAATCCTCTTTGCCGGCTATCTTGCGGATGTAAGGAACATATTTGCGGGTAGTGGTGAAGTAAACGATATCATGCAGCTTGATGGTGTCGTCACCTCGTGGGATAAGTGTTTCGTTGTTCCTTTTGATGGCCACTACGTGATAAGGCAGTTCCGGACCTCCTA
Above is a window of Bacteroides helcogenes P 36-108 DNA encoding:
- the trkA gene encoding Trk system potassium transporter TrkA; the encoded protein is MKIIIAGAGAVGTHLAKLLSREKQDIILMDENEERLSTLSSNFDLMTATASPTSIRGLKEVGAGEADLFIAVTPDESRNMTACMLANNLGAQKTVARIDNYEYLLPKNKEFFQKLGVDSLIYPEMLAAKEIVSSIRMSWVRQWWEFCGGALILIGTKMREKAEILDIPLYQLGGPELPYHVVAIKRNNETLIPRGDDTIKLHDIVYFTTTRKYVPYIRKIAGKEDYTDVRNVMIMGGSRIAVRTAQYVPDYMQVKIVDNDLSRCNRLTEILDDKIMIINGDGRDMDLLVEEGLKSTEAFVALTGNSETNILACLAAKRMGVSKTVAEVENIDYIGMAESLDIGTVINKKMIAASHIYQMMLDADVSNVKCLTFANADVAEFTVKAGSKITKHPVKDLGLPKGATIGGLIRQGEGIVVMGNTQIEPGDHVVVFCLNMMIKKIEKYFN